In the Panthera uncia isolate 11264 chromosome D2, Puncia_PCG_1.0, whole genome shotgun sequence genome, one interval contains:
- the AS3MT gene encoding arsenite methyltransferase isoform X1, producing the protein MCRCQQAGPVMAKKEPRLSGSARPLEAQPGLCPCRAPPPQPQDQGGARGGCRAESELRALQGASLARPECVEMGVVGMGAVTLRSPAPALLSPHPHPPLPPGQTYYGQVLKKSADLQTNACVTAARPVPKHIREALNNVHDEVALRYYGCGLVIPEHLENCWILDLGSGSGRDCYALSQLVGEMGHVTGIDMTESQVEVAKKYIEYHMEKYGFQTPNVTFHRGYIEKLEETGIKNESYDIVISNCVINLVPDKQQVLQEVHRVLKHGGELYFSDVYASLELPEEIRTRRVLWGECLGGALYWKDLAILAQKIGFCRPRLVSANLITVQNKELERVIGDCRFVSATFRLFKLRKTGPAERCQVIYNGGITGHEKELIFDANFTFKEGEIVEVDEETAAILKNSRFAQDFLIRPIGEKLSTCRGCSALESKDIITDPFKLAEESDCTKSRCPPDVAGSCCGAIYS; encoded by the exons ATGTGCAGGTGCCAGCAAGCAGGACCTGTAATGGCCAAGAAGGAGCCTCGGCTGAGTGGGAGCGCTAGGCCTTTGGAAGCCCAGCCCGGCCTGTGCCCttgccgcgccccccccccccaaccccaggatCAGGGAGGGGCGAGGGGAGGGTGCAGGGCAGAGTCTGAGCTTAGAGCTTTGCAGGGAGCAAGCCTAGCCAGGCCTGAATGTGTGGAGATGGGGGTGGTGGGCATGGGAGCCGTTACCCTGCGCTCTCCAGCGCCggctcttctctctcctcacccccacccgcCCTTGCCCCCTGGTCAGACCTACTATGGGCAGGTGCTGAAGAAATCAGCGGACCTCCAGACCAATGCCTGTGTCACGGCAGCCAGGCCGGTCCCCAAGCACATCCGGGAAGCCTTGAATAATGTACATGACGAAGTAGCCCTGAG GTATTATGGCTGTGGTCTGGTCATCCCCGAGCATCTGGAAAACTGCTGGATTTTGGACCTGGGCAGTGGAAGTGGCCGAGATTGCTATGCGCTTAGTCAGCTGGTTGGTGAGATGGGACATGTCACTGGAATAGACATGACAGAGAGTCAG gTAGAAGTGGCTAAAAAGTATATTGAATATCACATGGAAAAATATGGCTTCCAGACCCCCAACGTGACTTTTCATCGTGGCTACATAGAGAAGTTGGAGGAGACTGGAATCAAGAATGAGAGTTATGATATTGTTAT ATCAAATTGTGTCATTAACCTTGTGCCTGATAAGCAGCAAGTGCTACAGGAGGTTCACCGAGTGCTGAAG CATGGAGGGGAGCTGTATTTCAGTGACGTCTATGCTAGCCTTGAATTGCCAGAAGAAATCAGGACACGCCGAGTTTTGTGGG gtgagtgcctgggtggtgctTTGTACTGGAAGGACCTTGCCATCCTTGCCCAGAAAATTGGTTTCTGCCGCCCACGTTTGGTCAGTGCCAACCTCATTACAGTTCAAAACAAGGAACTAGAAAGAGTGATCG GTGACTGTCGTTTTGTTTCTGCAACATTTCGCCTCTTCAAACTCCGTAAGACAGGACCAGCCGAAAGATGCCAAGTTATTTACAATGGAGGAATCACAGGACACGAAAAAGAACTAATATTTGATGCAAATTTCACATTTaag GAGGGTGAAATTGTTGAAGTGGATGAAGAAACAGCAGCTATCCTGAAGAATTCACGATTTGCCCAAGATTTTCTGATCAGACCAATTGGAGAGAAGCTGTCAACATGTAGAGGGTGTTCTGCATTAGAATCAAAG GATATAATCACAGATCCATTCAAGCTTGCAGAAGAGTCTGACTGTACGAAGTCCAGATGTCCCCCTGATGTTGCTGGAAGTTGCTGTGGCGCAATTTACAGCTGA
- the AS3MT gene encoding arsenite methyltransferase isoform X2 has protein sequence MAAPRDAEIRKDVQTYYGQVLKKSADLQTNACVTAARPVPKHIREALNNVHDEVALRYYGCGLVIPEHLENCWILDLGSGSGRDCYALSQLVGEMGHVTGIDMTESQVEVAKKYIEYHMEKYGFQTPNVTFHRGYIEKLEETGIKNESYDIVISNCVINLVPDKQQVLQEVHRVLKHGGELYFSDVYASLELPEEIRTRRVLWGECLGGALYWKDLAILAQKIGFCRPRLVSANLITVQNKELERVIGDCRFVSATFRLFKLRKTGPAERCQVIYNGGITGHEKELIFDANFTFKEGEIVEVDEETAAILKNSRFAQDFLIRPIGEKLSTCRGCSALESKDIITDPFKLAEESDCTKSRCPPDVAGSCCGAIYS, from the exons A TGGCCGCCCCTCGAGACGCTGAGATCCGGAAGGATGTGCAG ACCTACTATGGGCAGGTGCTGAAGAAATCAGCGGACCTCCAGACCAATGCCTGTGTCACGGCAGCCAGGCCGGTCCCCAAGCACATCCGGGAAGCCTTGAATAATGTACATGACGAAGTAGCCCTGAG GTATTATGGCTGTGGTCTGGTCATCCCCGAGCATCTGGAAAACTGCTGGATTTTGGACCTGGGCAGTGGAAGTGGCCGAGATTGCTATGCGCTTAGTCAGCTGGTTGGTGAGATGGGACATGTCACTGGAATAGACATGACAGAGAGTCAG gTAGAAGTGGCTAAAAAGTATATTGAATATCACATGGAAAAATATGGCTTCCAGACCCCCAACGTGACTTTTCATCGTGGCTACATAGAGAAGTTGGAGGAGACTGGAATCAAGAATGAGAGTTATGATATTGTTAT ATCAAATTGTGTCATTAACCTTGTGCCTGATAAGCAGCAAGTGCTACAGGAGGTTCACCGAGTGCTGAAG CATGGAGGGGAGCTGTATTTCAGTGACGTCTATGCTAGCCTTGAATTGCCAGAAGAAATCAGGACACGCCGAGTTTTGTGGG gtgagtgcctgggtggtgctTTGTACTGGAAGGACCTTGCCATCCTTGCCCAGAAAATTGGTTTCTGCCGCCCACGTTTGGTCAGTGCCAACCTCATTACAGTTCAAAACAAGGAACTAGAAAGAGTGATCG GTGACTGTCGTTTTGTTTCTGCAACATTTCGCCTCTTCAAACTCCGTAAGACAGGACCAGCCGAAAGATGCCAAGTTATTTACAATGGAGGAATCACAGGACACGAAAAAGAACTAATATTTGATGCAAATTTCACATTTaag GAGGGTGAAATTGTTGAAGTGGATGAAGAAACAGCAGCTATCCTGAAGAATTCACGATTTGCCCAAGATTTTCTGATCAGACCAATTGGAGAGAAGCTGTCAACATGTAGAGGGTGTTCTGCATTAGAATCAAAG GATATAATCACAGATCCATTCAAGCTTGCAGAAGAGTCTGACTGTACGAAGTCCAGATGTCCCCCTGATGTTGCTGGAAGTTGCTGTGGCGCAATTTACAGCTGA